A region from the Rhinoderma darwinii isolate aRhiDar2 chromosome 2, aRhiDar2.hap1, whole genome shotgun sequence genome encodes:
- the SLC46A1 gene encoding proton-coupled folate transporter — MSESDMPDVVCPDMGADSSDKPRFRRCYTGRVTVEPVLFLAMFSMALQGPLTTQYLWERLSADIGYNGSRIEGCTNSTNPLEKDVESLTSHWSLYLNLSGLLVGLFSVMLLGPWSDHVGRRSVLIIPFIGLALQVVVYLVVMYQELHVGYLLLGRVIGGITGDFNMILAGCFAYIADVTDRPSRTFRVAILEACLGIAGMIASIIGGHWRKVQGYINPFWLAFAVNVFAAFYVYFCVKESVKDRKPSRLFTIRHYQSIFRLFTLPGENSRRSKLSLYCLALLLVVTVHMGAKDLMVIYELSFPLCWDSDLIGYGSAAEHLTYLSSLAGLRLFQLCLADSWVAEMGFLSNISGLVVFSLAATTPIMFTGYGLRFFSMATTPVIRSKLSKLVDDGEQGALFSVVACVEGVSFILATSIFNSLYPATLYFMKGFTFLFGAGVLLIPAGIIGLIEICGQKPLYSQFAEIS, encoded by the exons ATGTCTGAGAGCGACATGCCCGACGTGGTGTGCCCAGACATGGGCGCTGACAGCTCGGATAAGCCGAGGTTCCGGCGCTGTTATACAGGCCGGGTGACGGTGGAGCCGGTGCTGTTCTTGGCCATGTTTTCTATGGCGCTTCAGGGCCCGCTCACTACTCAGTATCTGTGGGAGCGACTGAGCGCTGACATCGGCTACAACGGGAGCAGGATCGAGGGCTGTACCAACAGCACGAACCCCCTGGAGAAG GACGTGGAATCCTTAACGTCGCACTGGAGTCTTTACTTGAACTTGAGTGGTTTACTGGTTGGCCTCTTCTCTGTGATGCTGCTCGGCCCCTGGAGTGACCACGTGGGGCGTCGTTCAGTACTCATCATTCCATTCATCGGACTGGCCCTGCAAGTTGTCGTCTACCTTGTGGTCATGTACCAAGAACTACATGTAGGTTATTTACTACTTGGACGTGTTATTGGTGGCATCACTGGCGATTTCAACATGATCCTGGCTGGCTGTTTTGCCTACATAGCAGATGTCACAGATCGACCATCAAGAACATTTCGGGTTGCCATCTTAGAGGCTTGCCTTGGCATTGCTGGAATGATAGCCAGCATCATCGGTGGACACTGGCGGAAGGTGCAGGGctacattaaccccttttggCTAGCTTTTGCTGTGAATGTTTTTGCGGCCTTCtatgtttatttttgtgtcaAAGAATCGGTGAAGGACAGAAAACCATCCAGATTGTTTACGATCAGACATTATCAGTCGATTTTTCGCCTTTTTACTTTGCCTGGAGAGAACAGCCGACGAAGCAAGCTTTCCCTGTACTGTTTGGCTCTCCTACTAGTGGTGACTGTTCACATGGGGGCCAAGGACCTGATGGTGATCTATGAGCTCAGCTTTCCCCTGTGCTGGGACTCTGACTTGATTGGGTATGGATCAGCAGCAGAGCATCTCACATACCTCAGTAGCCTGGCAGGGTTACGACTCTTCCAGCTGTGTCTAGCAGACAGCTGGGTGGCAGAGATGGGTTTCTTATCGAACATCTCAGGTCTGGTGGTCTTCTCCTTGGCCGCAACTACTCCAATCATGTTTACAG GGTATGGATTAAGGTTCTTCTCCATGGCAACTACTCCAGTAATTAGGTCCAAGCTGTCTAAACTGGTGGACGACGGAGAGCAAG GGGCCTTATTTTCCGTTGTTGCTTGTGTGGAGGGAGTCTCTTTCATCTTGGCTACCAGTATCTTTAATTCTCTGTATCCAGCTACGTTGTACTTCATGAAAGGGTTCACATTCTTGTTTGGAGCAGGCGTTCTGCTGATCCCAGCTGGAATCATTGG gttgatCGAAATTTGCGGCCAGAAACCACTGTACAGCCAGTTCGCAGAAATTTCCTGA